Genomic segment of Scardovia inopinata JCM 12537:
TTATGATCTTTTTTGAGGATACGATAGGCCCCATTGAATAAATGGCTTGATGAAAAGTGCTATACCCAGAAGTACCCCCGGTCAGCCCCCATACCTATGATGGCATATACAAAACTCACTATTAAATCATGCTTTTTATTATCCATGTCAGCTCCTGTGCTCTCCCCCAGTATAACTCTTGTTTCAGCAGAACGACGGCAGCCCTTTTCGTCTTTGTCAGACGTCCATATTTTGAGATTTTTATGTTCATTATTCGCCTCTTCCCTGTAGTCATCAACAGGTAAATTTGAGAGGTGCCAGGGATGAATTCGTCCCCTATTTCTGCCGTCCATTTGAAAGGCTAACCAGCAATCATGCAGAAGTTAACGCAGCTCTACGAAGGCAAAGCAAAGAAGTTGTACTCCACAGATAATCCTGACATTCTGTGGGTGGAATACATGAATCAGGCAACTGCCGGCAACGGTGCCAAGAAAGAGCAGATTGAGGGCAAAGGTCGACTGAACAACCAGATTACCACCGTTATCTTTAATGAGCTTGCATACCGCGGTATTGCAAGCCATTTTATTTCTCAGCTCAGCCCTACCGAGCAGCTGGTCCGCAAGATGAATATGTATCCCCTGGAAATCATCATGCGCAACCGTGCAGCCGGCAGTTTTGCCAAGCGTTACGGCGTTGAAGAGGGAACTGTTCTCAGCCGCCCTGTTCTGGAGCTTTGCCTGAAGGATGACGCCCTGGGCGATCCCTTTATTAATGATGATGATGCCATAGCCCTAAATCTGGCAAACCGGGACGAGCTGGACATCATTGCTGCCAAGGCCAGGGAAATCAATCACACTTTGACCGCGATATTCAACGAGATTGATGTCACACTGGTTGATTTCAAGGTAGAGATGGGTAAGACCTCAGACGGCACCATTCTCCTTGCCGATGAAATTACTCCTGACACCTGCCGCCTGTGGGACAAGGCCAAAACCAGCCAGGGACATGTAGAGCATCTGGATAAGGATCTTTTCCGGCGGGATTTGGGCAACATTATCCCCGCTTACGAAGAGATTCTTGATCGTCTGGAAAAGCTTCACGCTTCCCATCCGCTGAATGCTGCCGGGGAATTACGTCACTAAAAATAAATCAGATAGTTCAAACTTAACTAAAGGACAGCTGTGGTAGACCGCATTTATGTAGAGAAAAAATCTCAATTTGATACCCTTTCCCACCAGCTTTTCACAGAGCTGCGCACTATCCTGGGGCTGAAAAATTTGGAAGGACTGCGGGTCCTGAAACGGTATGATGTTGAGGGAATATCCCCACAGCTTTTTCAGCAGTGTATACCCACTGTCTTCAGCGAGCCTCAGACTGATCTGACGTATGCAAATATGGAGGAAGCCGGTCTGGATACTCATGATCCCCGGGTTTTTGCGGTTGAATCCCTGCCCGGCCAGTTCGACCAGAGAGCTGCTTCTGCCAGCGAATGTATACAGCTGATCTCTCAGGGAGAGCGGCCTCTGGTTCGTACAGCTCAGATTTATATACTCCAGGGCTCCAAGCTGACTGCTGCCGATATTTCCTCGGCTCAGTCTTATGTGATTAACCCGGTAGATTCACGGCCTGCCCGGCTGGATATGCCTCAAACCCTGACTATGACCGTCCCTGAGCCCGCCCCGGTGGAAATTATTAATGGTTTCCGGGCCATGACGTCCCAGCAGCTGGAAGAGATGATCGAAGATCGTGACCTGGCTATGGACCTGGCAGATCTGGCCTTCTGCCAAACCTACTTTCAGGAAGAGCAGAGGGATCCCACGATTACTGAAATCCGCGTGATAGACACTTACTGGTCAGACCACTGCCGCCACACCACCTTTGGAACCCAACTGGATCAGGTGACAATTGACGACGACACAGTCCGCAGGGCCTTTGACCGCTATCTGGAGATTCGTCATACTTTAGGCCGGGACAGCAAGCCTGTCTGCCTGATGGATATGGGAACCATTGGGGCTAAGTGGCTGGAAAAGCAGGGAATCCTTACCAACCTTGACAAGTCTGAAGAGATTAACGCCTGCACAGTCAAAGTAACGGTGGACGTTGACGGGCAGGATCAGGACTGGCTATTCCTGTTCAAAAATGAAACCCATAATCATCCCACTGAAATTGAACCTTTTGGCGGTGCTGCTACCTGTGTGGGCGGAGCTATCCGCGATCCCCTTTCCGGCCGCAGTTATGTATATCAGGCAATGAGGATTACCGGCTCTGGTGACCCCCGGACCCCTGTAAGCAAGACCCTGACCGGTAAACTCCCTCAGCGCAAAATTTCCACTACTGCCGCTGCCGGCTTCTCCTCTTATGGCAATCAGATTGGCCTGGCAACTGGTCAGGTGCAGGAACTCTACCACCCCGGTTATGTAGCTAAACGGATGGAGATTGGGGCTGTTGTTGGCGCAGCTCCCCAAAAAAACGTTCAGCGTCTGCGGCCCCAGGCAGGAGATGAAGTTATCCTTCTGGGAGGCCGGACAGGCCGCGACGGAATCGGAGGAGCAACAGGAGCTTCTAAGTCCCACACTTCCCAGTCTATCGAGAAAGACGGGGCTGAAGTGCAGAAGGGCAATGCCCCTATTGAGCGAAAGTTGCAGAGACTTTTCCGCCGTCATGATGCTGCCAGTTTGATTAAACGCTGCAACGATTTTGGAGCAGGCGGCGTATCTGTTGCTGTAGGCGAGCTTGCTGACAGCCTGCGGATTAATCTGGATGCAGTTCCCAAAAAATATGAGGGGCTCGACGGCACAGAACTGGCTATTTCTGAGAGTCAGGAACGCATGGCAGTAGTCCTGGACCCGAAGGATATGAACACTTTCCTTGACATTGCCCGACAGGAGAATCTGGAAGCAAGCCTGATAGCGGAAGTTACTGATTCAGGCAGAATGACCATGAGCTGGCGGGGAAAGACAATTGTTGATTTGAGCCGCAGCTTCCTCTCTTCCAACGGCTCCCCCAAACATCAGACGGTTCAGGTTCCCCGCCAGGGATCTTATCAGGTTAATCCTTCCTGGCTGACAGGCAGCCTGGAAGACCGTCTGAAAGCGCTGACTTCCGATATTAATGTAGCTTCTCATAAGGGATTGTCTGAGCGCTTCGACTCCACCATTGGAGCAGGAACTGTACTCATGCCTTTTGGAGGTGCAAATCAGCTGACTCCTTCCCTGGCCATGGTGGCCAAATTCCCCACGGATGGACAAACCACCACAGCCAGCGCTATGGCCTGGGGCTTCAATCCTTATCTGACTGAGGCTAATCAATTTACCGGTGCTTACACAGCTGTGGTGGAATCTCTGTCTAAACTTGTTGCCACTGGCTTTAGAAAAGAAAAAGCTTACCTGTCTTTCCAGGAATATTTTGAAAAGCTCCGTCAGGATCCCAAGCGCTGGGGTAAGCCAACAGCTGCCCTCTTAGGTGCCCTAATGGCTCAACTCGATCTAGGTGTGGGGGCCATTGGCGGAAAAGATTCTATGAGCGGCTCCTTTGAAAACATGGATGTTCCCCCCACTCTGGTTAGCTTTGCTGTCTCCACTGGCAAAGCAGCCAATGCTATCTCACCCGAATTCAAAAAAGCCGGGGATCAAGTTCTCCTTCTCTCTCCCCTTTATCAGTCCGATGAGATAACCCCCCAGCCGGATAATCTCCTAAAAGTTATGGAAGCAGTCAGCAAGGCTATGGAAGCCGGACATGTACGGGCTGCCAGCACCCCCGGTTTTGGCGGTCTTGCTCAGGCCCTCTTCCTCCAATGTGTGGGGAACAGCCTCGGTTTAGATTTGGATGATTCTTTTGCCAGCAATCTTGACCGCCTCTTCCTGCCTCGATACGGTTCTTTCCTTCTGGAAGTTGATGATTCTTCTTTGCTCCGGGCCTTTGCCGACCAGGGAATTGCTGTGGAAACTGTTGGACAAACCAGCAGCAACTACCAAATTAAGACAGCAGAAGAATCCATTGACCTATCCCTCATCCAGGAAATATGGGAAAGTGGAATGGAGTCCGTTTTTCCTTACAGAGATAAGGCTGCGGGAAATGATCAGGCAAGAGAGGTCGTTCCCCTCATCTCCTATACTCCTGTCTCCCATACTCACGACCAGGCATCGGACAAACCCGGCAGTAAGAGCTGGGACGGGCTTGGCCGCCCCAGAGTCATTATTCCCGTTTTCCCTGGGAATAACTGCGAGTATGACAGTGCCAAAGCTTTCCGCCTGGCAGGCGCTCAGGCAGATACTTTTATTGTCAATAATCTGAGCCCTGCCGCCGTATCTGACAGTGTTCACGAATTTGCTCAGCAAGTTCGCAAGTCTCAGATTATTATGATTCCAGGCGGATTTTCAGGCGGGGATGAGCCGGACGGATCGGCTAAATTCATTACAGCCTTCTTCCGCTCACCCGAAGTCACCGATGCCGTCCGGGATCTGCTCAAGAACAGAGACGGCCTGATGTTGGGGATTTGCAATGGTTTCCAGGCTTTAATCAAGCTGGGCCTGGTGCCCTATGGAGATATTGTCCCCATGAAAGCAGACTGCCCCACCCTGACTTTCAACACCATTGGCCGTCATCAAAGCCGCTTGGTTCGGACCAGGGTAGCTTCAACTCTTAGCCCCTGGCTAAGCCAGACCACTGTGGGAGATGTGCATACCATTGCTATCAGCCATGGAGAGGGCCGCTTTGTTGCTTCTGATGAAGTAGTCAACCAGCTCATTAAATCTGGCCAGATTGCTACTCAGTATGTAGACCAGGAGGGGGTCCCATCCCTGTCTCTGGATGCAAATCCCAATGGCTCCCTTCTAGCTGTAGAAGGAATAACCAGCCCTGATGGCCGAGTCTTCGGTAAAATGGGACATAGCGAGCGCAGTGGTACAGATTTATTCAGGAACGTTCCCGGCACTACCCTGCAGCCTATTTTCCAGGGCGGAGTCAATTACTTCCTGGATTAAAAGTAGATTAAAAGGAGCAGCGCCACAGTATGCGTCCGAGTATGTACCAGGTCACAGTACGAAAGATTAAAAATAAGGCAGGGAATGACAGATGTCAGCAGAACTTGAAGGAATTCATGAGGAGTGCGGCCTCTTTGGTGTCTGGGGACACCCGGAAGCAGCCCGTCTGACCTATTTTGGCCTTCATGCCCTTCAGCATCGAGGGCAGGAAGGTGCCGGGATTGTTGTCAATAATGAAGGCAATCTTCGCAGCCATCGGGGATTGGGCCTGCTGAGCGATGTTTTCAAGGATAACACAACCATAGAGGATTTACAGGGAACCCGGGCTCTGGGCCATGTCCGCTATGCAACCTCAGGCACTGGTTCTCTCAACAATGTGCAGCCTTTCCTTTTCACCTTTCATGATGGCTCCGTTGCCCTGGCCCATAATGGGAATCTGACTAACTGCACAACATTACGGACTCATCTGGAAGATCAGGGAGCCATTTTCCACTCGAATTCAGATACTGAAGTCCTTATGCACTTGATCCGTCGCTCTCCCCGTCAGACTTTTCTCGACAAGCTTAGGGATGCTCTCAACACGGTTCACGGTGGTTTTGCCTACCTGCTTATGACCTCCAACGCCCTTTATGGGGCCCTTGATCCCAACGGTTTTCGCCCCCTGAGCCTGGGGAAGATGACTAATGGAGCTTATGTACTGGCATCCGAGACCTGTGCCCTCGATATCGTCGGTGCTACTCTAATCCGAGATATTGAACCTGGGGAAATCTGCATCATCAACGATGAGGACTACCGGATTGTCTCTTACACCAGTAAAACGCAAAAAGCCATCTGTTCCATGGAATTCATCTACTTTGCCCGACCAGATTCCAACATCTATGGGGTTAATGTGCATTCAGCCCGCAAACGAGCCGGTATCCGCCTGGCCCAGGAATCCCCGGTAGATGCAGATATGGTCATTGCTGTTCCCAATTCTTCTCTCTCAGCCGCTTCCGGCTACGCCGAAGCCAGCGGCCTGCCCAACGAGATGGGTCTGGTAAAAAATCAGTATGTTGCCCGGACATTTATTCAGCCAACCCAGGAACTGCGGGAGCAGGGAGTCCGCATGAAGCTATCTGCTGTGCGGGGCGTGGTGAAAGATAAACGAGTTATTGTGGTTGACGATTCCATTGTTCGGGGCACAACTTCCAAACGGATTGTTCAACTCCTTCGGGAGGCAGGGGCCAAAGAGGTCCATATGCGGATCGCTTCTCCTCCTCTCAAATATCCTTGTTACTACGGGATTGACATCTCTCGAACATCGGAGCTAATAGCTGCCAAGAAAACCGTTCCTGAAATCTGCGATTATATTGGAGCAGATTCTTTGGCATATCTCAGCCTTGATGGCCTGGTGGAAACAATCGGGCTGCATGCAGATGCTCCCTACGGCGGCTTGTGCGTTGCCTACTTTAATGGTGACTACCCTACCAGCTTGGGCGACTATCAGCGGGAGTTTTTAGCTTCTCTCAGCCCCGAAGACCGGGAGCGGATTACCACATACGCCATGATGCATTCAGCCTATAATGGCAATGAATTCAATGAAAGTCTTGATCTGACCAACAGTAGTGAAATTACAACAAATAATTATCCGAATTCAGCTCAGGAAGCCCAGCAGGTTCAGTGACCCACCTGCTGCCGGCCAGACACAAACCAATCAACAGACAGACATTATTAAATTATTAAATACACATTATTACCATACAAAAAGGAAGGTGCTCATGCCAGAAGCATACGAAAAAGCTGGAGTCAGCGTAGAGGCTGGTTATGAAGTTGTTCGCCGCATACAGCAGCATGTTGCTGCTACAGCCCGCCCTGGTGCCGGCGGTATCGGAGGCTTTGGGGGTCTCTTTGACCTGACAGCCCTCAAGGTACAAGAACCGGTTTTAGTCTCCGGAACCGACGGGGTAGGCACCAAGCTCTTAATAGCTCATATGATGGGCAAGCATGACACTATCGGTATTGATTGTGTGGCCATGTGCGTCAACGACATTCTGGCACAAGGCGCTGAGCCTCTTTATTTCCTTGATTACATTGCCTGCGGAAGGAATAATCCCGAGCTGCTGGAGCAGGTAGTGAAAGGTGTTGCAAACGGCTGCGTTCAGGCTGGTGCTGCCCTGGTCGGAGGCGAGACGGCAGAAATGCCCGATATGTATGCCGAAGAGGAGTACGATCTGGCAGGTTTTACCACCGGGGTTGTGGAGAAAAGTCAGATTATTGATGGATCTACTATTCAGGAAGGTGATGTTCTTATTGGCCTTCCCTCATCAGGAGTTCATTCCAACGGTTTTTCCCTAGTTCGTAAAGCCCTGTTCAAAGACGGAGGCTTAAGCGTTGACAGCCAGCTGGACCAGCTTGATGGCCGCAGGCTGGGGGACGTCTTACTGACTCCAACCAGAATTTATGCTCAGGCCCTCAAACCACTCTTTGGTAAGGGTCTTCTGCAGGGTATAGCTCATATAACCGGCGGTGCCTTCCTGGAAAAAGTACCCCGCATTATCCCCCAGGGTCTGGCTGCTTCCTTCTCCATTGACTCCTGGCCGGTTCCCCCGATTTTTCAGGTAATTGAAGACTATGGCCAGGTGGATCATCTGGAAATGTATAATATTTTCAACATGGGTATTGGCATGGTTCTTATGGTCCGCCCCGCTGATGTGGCCCAGGTGGAATCTATTCTCGATGCACATCATGAGAAGCATTACACAGTAGGCAGCATCATCCGGCAAAAGGGCGACCGGGTAGAGCTGCACTGATTGTACCCCATAGCTAATGCTCACAGAATCAATGCCGCAGGGCAAAGTTTGAACAGGATACACTCATACACAGGGCATATATATAATAGCTGCAGCAGTCACGCTCAGCAGAAAAAAGAGGAACAAATGGCACATACAGTTCTGGTAATTGGGTCCGGTGCCCGTGAGCACGCTATAGCTTATACTCTTTTGAAGGGTCAGACTGTAGGTAAGGTCTATTGTGCGCCTGGCAACCCTGGAATGGTGGCTGACGGCATTACTGTGATTCAGCTGGCTCAGACAAATCATGCAGCCATCATTGATTTTGTCAAAGATAAAAGCATAGACTGGGTTTTTGTTGGCCCTGAGAACCCTCTGATGGAGGGGCTGGTCGATGATTTAACCGCCGCAGGAATTAAAGCATTCGGACCTACCCGCCAGGCTGCTCAGATTGAAGGCTCAAAAACTTTTGCCAAGCAGCTGATGCACCGCCATCATGTGCCCACGGCTAAATACGAATCCTTTGATAATCTGGCCGATGCCCTGGCATATGTAAAGAGTCACGGAGCCCCTATTGTGGTGAAGGCTGACGGCCTGGCAGCCGGCAAAGGAGTAACAGTTGCCATGAATGAGGACACGGCCAGGGCAGCTCTGACCGATATTTTTGTTGACAATAAGTTTGGTTCTGCCGGAAGCAGCGTTGTCCTGGAGGATTTCCTTCAGGGACAGGAATTTTCCCTCATGAGCTTTGTCAACAAGAATCATTTCTGGACCATGCCGGTTTCGCAGGATCATAAACGTGCCTACGATGGCGATCTGGGTCCCAATACCGGCGGAATGGGTGCCTACAGTCCTCTCCCCCAAATTTCCAACGAAACTGTTCAGACTGCTATCAATACCATTGTCAAACCCACTGTTGAGGGAATGAACGCCGAAGGAATCCCCTTTACCGGTATTCTCTATGCCGGACTGATTGCCACAGCTGACGGCCCTCAAGTCATTGAATTCAACGCCCGGTTTGGAGATCCGGAAACTGAAGTTGTACTCCCCCGCCTGACTTCTGATTTAGGTGCAGGAATTGAAGCAATTCTGTCCGATCAGGAGCCTGTTTTCACCTGGGAGGACAATC
This window contains:
- the purC gene encoding phosphoribosylaminoimidazolesuccinocarboxamide synthase: MQKLTQLYEGKAKKLYSTDNPDILWVEYMNQATAGNGAKKEQIEGKGRLNNQITTVIFNELAYRGIASHFISQLSPTEQLVRKMNMYPLEIIMRNRAAGSFAKRYGVEEGTVLSRPVLELCLKDDALGDPFINDDDAIALNLANRDELDIIAAKAREINHTLTAIFNEIDVTLVDFKVEMGKTSDGTILLADEITPDTCRLWDKAKTSQGHVEHLDKDLFRRDLGNIIPAYEEILDRLEKLHASHPLNAAGELRH
- a CDS encoding phosphoribosylformylglycinamidine synthase; translation: MVDRIYVEKKSQFDTLSHQLFTELRTILGLKNLEGLRVLKRYDVEGISPQLFQQCIPTVFSEPQTDLTYANMEEAGLDTHDPRVFAVESLPGQFDQRAASASECIQLISQGERPLVRTAQIYILQGSKLTAADISSAQSYVINPVDSRPARLDMPQTLTMTVPEPAPVEIINGFRAMTSQQLEEMIEDRDLAMDLADLAFCQTYFQEEQRDPTITEIRVIDTYWSDHCRHTTFGTQLDQVTIDDDTVRRAFDRYLEIRHTLGRDSKPVCLMDMGTIGAKWLEKQGILTNLDKSEEINACTVKVTVDVDGQDQDWLFLFKNETHNHPTEIEPFGGAATCVGGAIRDPLSGRSYVYQAMRITGSGDPRTPVSKTLTGKLPQRKISTTAAAGFSSYGNQIGLATGQVQELYHPGYVAKRMEIGAVVGAAPQKNVQRLRPQAGDEVILLGGRTGRDGIGGATGASKSHTSQSIEKDGAEVQKGNAPIERKLQRLFRRHDAASLIKRCNDFGAGGVSVAVGELADSLRINLDAVPKKYEGLDGTELAISESQERMAVVLDPKDMNTFLDIARQENLEASLIAEVTDSGRMTMSWRGKTIVDLSRSFLSSNGSPKHQTVQVPRQGSYQVNPSWLTGSLEDRLKALTSDINVASHKGLSERFDSTIGAGTVLMPFGGANQLTPSLAMVAKFPTDGQTTTASAMAWGFNPYLTEANQFTGAYTAVVESLSKLVATGFRKEKAYLSFQEYFEKLRQDPKRWGKPTAALLGALMAQLDLGVGAIGGKDSMSGSFENMDVPPTLVSFAVSTGKAANAISPEFKKAGDQVLLLSPLYQSDEITPQPDNLLKVMEAVSKAMEAGHVRAASTPGFGGLAQALFLQCVGNSLGLDLDDSFASNLDRLFLPRYGSFLLEVDDSSLLRAFADQGIAVETVGQTSSNYQIKTAEESIDLSLIQEIWESGMESVFPYRDKAAGNDQAREVVPLISYTPVSHTHDQASDKPGSKSWDGLGRPRVIIPVFPGNNCEYDSAKAFRLAGAQADTFIVNNLSPAAVSDSVHEFAQQVRKSQIIMIPGGFSGGDEPDGSAKFITAFFRSPEVTDAVRDLLKNRDGLMLGICNGFQALIKLGLVPYGDIVPMKADCPTLTFNTIGRHQSRLVRTRVASTLSPWLSQTTVGDVHTIAISHGEGRFVASDEVVNQLIKSGQIATQYVDQEGVPSLSLDANPNGSLLAVEGITSPDGRVFGKMGHSERSGTDLFRNVPGTTLQPIFQGGVNYFLD
- the purF gene encoding amidophosphoribosyltransferase; this encodes MSAELEGIHEECGLFGVWGHPEAARLTYFGLHALQHRGQEGAGIVVNNEGNLRSHRGLGLLSDVFKDNTTIEDLQGTRALGHVRYATSGTGSLNNVQPFLFTFHDGSVALAHNGNLTNCTTLRTHLEDQGAIFHSNSDTEVLMHLIRRSPRQTFLDKLRDALNTVHGGFAYLLMTSNALYGALDPNGFRPLSLGKMTNGAYVLASETCALDIVGATLIRDIEPGEICIINDEDYRIVSYTSKTQKAICSMEFIYFARPDSNIYGVNVHSARKRAGIRLAQESPVDADMVIAVPNSSLSAASGYAEASGLPNEMGLVKNQYVARTFIQPTQELREQGVRMKLSAVRGVVKDKRVIVVDDSIVRGTTSKRIVQLLREAGAKEVHMRIASPPLKYPCYYGIDISRTSELIAAKKTVPEICDYIGADSLAYLSLDGLVETIGLHADAPYGGLCVAYFNGDYPTSLGDYQREFLASLSPEDRERITTYAMMHSAYNGNEFNESLDLTNSSEITTNNYPNSAQEAQQVQ
- the purM gene encoding phosphoribosylformylglycinamidine cyclo-ligase, translated to MPEAYEKAGVSVEAGYEVVRRIQQHVAATARPGAGGIGGFGGLFDLTALKVQEPVLVSGTDGVGTKLLIAHMMGKHDTIGIDCVAMCVNDILAQGAEPLYFLDYIACGRNNPELLEQVVKGVANGCVQAGAALVGGETAEMPDMYAEEEYDLAGFTTGVVEKSQIIDGSTIQEGDVLIGLPSSGVHSNGFSLVRKALFKDGGLSVDSQLDQLDGRRLGDVLLTPTRIYAQALKPLFGKGLLQGIAHITGGAFLEKVPRIIPQGLAASFSIDSWPVPPIFQVIEDYGQVDHLEMYNIFNMGIGMVLMVRPADVAQVESILDAHHEKHYTVGSIIRQKGDRVELH
- the purD gene encoding phosphoribosylamine--glycine ligase, translating into MAHTVLVIGSGAREHAIAYTLLKGQTVGKVYCAPGNPGMVADGITVIQLAQTNHAAIIDFVKDKSIDWVFVGPENPLMEGLVDDLTAAGIKAFGPTRQAAQIEGSKTFAKQLMHRHHVPTAKYESFDNLADALAYVKSHGAPIVVKADGLAAGKGVTVAMNEDTARAALTDIFVDNKFGSAGSSVVLEDFLQGQEFSLMSFVNKNHFWTMPVSQDHKRAYDGDLGPNTGGMGAYSPLPQISNETVQTAINTIVKPTVEGMNAEGIPFTGILYAGLIATADGPQVIEFNARFGDPETEVVLPRLTSDLGAGIEAILSDQEPVFTWEDNQRTTLGVVLASDGYPDHSHTGSLVPDLQSAINQAGIEESTHIFYAGVKNSAAGELLSSSGRVLLIETTADSLPEAQERLYSILDSTHTDGFFYRHDIGAKALA